The nucleotide sequence GCTCTTCCTGCATGGTGATTGGCTCCGATAAAAACCGGGCATTCAATTTCAGCCGCTGGCAAATGGCGAGCCATTCCCGTTCCGGTACGACCAGAAACCCGTTTTCTTTCCGGACGGTGTGATAATCCGAAAACCGTAACCGGAACAGCAACCGCACCATCGACAGCAACTGCCCCTGCCGGAACGACTTGCCGATAATGCTCAGAATGTCTTTAATGATATTCTCCTCCACAATCAGGTCGCAGATCAGCGCTTTGGCACCGGGCTCGGCTACTTGTTTAATGTTATTTAGTAATTGCTCGACCTCTGCCGAATTACGGTAATACTGCACCACGCTCATTACGATAATAACGTCGAACCGCTGGTCAGCAACCGGACTGAAGTTTAGATAATCGTCCGCAGACAAATCGTGAAAGAACACATTGGGGTGCGCCACATGCTTAGCTCGGGCAATCTCGTTATACCGTTTTGAAACATCCAGCCCGTGGATTTCGGCCACGCGGTCGTGCCAAGCATCTTCCAGATTGCCCGGTCCGGAGCCAATGTCGAGCACCTTCTGATTGGCCGATAACGGAATGTATTTCTCGACCCGGGCCAGAAAATAAGCGTAGTTTGCTACCATCGAGTCGTCAAACTCATTCTCTTTCTGCCAGAAGTCAAGCCAGGTGGATGCCATTCTATCTAAAGTTATGGATGCATCGGCTGCCATAGCGTTTCGAAACCAATGGCGTAGCCGATAATGTGTTTATGAATTGATCAGGGAACTCGATTTGGAAACGGAATGCATTATCGGCGAACGTACATGCATTAAGTAAATCACCCGGAACCAGATCAGGACGCAGGGCAGTGCCTTAAGCGCATAGGGCTTCGTCCACTGATCCCGCAGAACGGCCGGAAAAAAATCGCTGGGGGAAAGAACCGTAAGCACGAAGCAACTAATAAGAAGTATACGGTCCAGGGTTGACTGTGGCCCAACGAACCACCAGATCAGGACGCCGGTAACGGCCGTGATGTACGTAGGCGACTCGGATACAGGGTTGAAAATAACCTGAAAGATGAGAATGGAGGCTACCATCAGCAACCGGAATGCGCGTTGCCCGAACCGCTGGACATGCACGTAAACCGTACAGAACAGCAGCACTCCACTGCCGATAATAACCGCAGTCGGCACGTCGGGAGAAAGAAACAGGTGAATAAGCCGGTGAATCGACGTATTCGCCCATTTATCGTGATTCGACTTGAACAGCAGTTCCCGCACCCACATCTCATATTGATAGAGCAATTCGGCTGGCGACGTAAAAAGCAGGGGTAACAACCCAAGCACAAGGCCCCATAACATCATGTACACTAGGAAACGCCTTTTCTGCGGATACAGCAGAAACAGAGCGGCTGCGACCAGACTGTAGATTTTGATGTTGAACCCAAGGACAATGAAAAAGGCGGCCCAGAGCGGCTGCTTCTTTTCAAAGCTTAGAAAGGCAAAAAGGGGAATGGCGGCTATGAGCGGATTGGTCTGGCTATTGACCAGCGACGTAAACAACTCCTGCAATCCGAACCAGTACGCAAATACCTTCTGCTGTCGGGTTAGCGGCATTCGGTAAACGGCGTAAACCCACACGCCGGCAAACAGAAACTGCCATAGAAATAAGCCAACCGAGTAGGGGAGAGCAAAGATGGGCGCAAACAAAGCCGCGAACGTTGGCGCGTAATGATAATGGTCGCTGTACTGAGCTGGATACAGGGCATACAGGCTTTTACCTTCAATCAGGTGATACAGGGAGTAATAAAAGATGCTGTAGTTATTCGAACTGAACAGAATGGTGAGTTTGATGCTGGCAAAGAGCGTGGCCAGTGCGTAAACGCCGAAAACAAACCGGTAATTACTAAAAATGGATTGGCCGGGAAAAGCTGACATGCTTTAAAAAATGTTAGCGAATGGACAATTGCTCGACGAACTCATCCATCGTGCTGAATTCGCCCATTGGCTTTAAATACCGTAACAAACTTTCGACCCGGTCGAGTAGGGCGTCGCGGGAGTGCCGACGAACATACGTTGGGATATTGCCGTAGGCCGACAAGTCGGTGAATTCCCACGGATGAACGTATAAGTTCAGAAAACCGTCGGACTGGAGCGTCTGGCGGCAAAGCTGTTTATAATAGCTAAACGGAAAGTTCTTCAGGCTCAGCCAGAATAGGGGCAACCGCAGCGTTGGGGT is from Spirosoma taeanense and encodes:
- a CDS encoding methyltransferase domain-containing protein, whose translation is MASTWLDFWQKENEFDDSMVANYAYFLARVEKYIPLSANQKVLDIGSGPGNLEDAWHDRVAEIHGLDVSKRYNEIARAKHVAHPNVFFHDLSADDYLNFSPVADQRFDVIIVMSVVQYYRNSAEVEQLLNNIKQVAEPGAKALICDLIVEENIIKDILSIIGKSFRQGQLLSMVRLLFRLRFSDYHTVRKENGFLVVPEREWLAICQRLKLNARFLSEPITMQEERRNLLIQF
- a CDS encoding glycosyltransferase family 87 protein; the encoded protein is MSAFPGQSIFSNYRFVFGVYALATLFASIKLTILFSSNNYSIFYYSLYHLIEGKSLYALYPAQYSDHYHYAPTFAALFAPIFALPYSVGLFLWQFLFAGVWVYAVYRMPLTRQQKVFAYWFGLQELFTSLVNSQTNPLIAAIPLFAFLSFEKKQPLWAAFFIVLGFNIKIYSLVAAALFLLYPQKRRFLVYMMLWGLVLGLLPLLFTSPAELLYQYEMWVRELLFKSNHDKWANTSIHRLIHLFLSPDVPTAVIIGSGVLLFCTVYVHVQRFGQRAFRLLMVASILIFQVIFNPVSESPTYITAVTGVLIWWFVGPQSTLDRILLISCFVLTVLSPSDFFPAVLRDQWTKPYALKALPCVLIWFRVIYLMHVRSPIMHSVSKSSSLINS